TCCTTGTCTCATTGGAAATATACATCACATAATAAACTTGCTATTTTCTTTATATGCCTTATCTAAATATTAACCGTTAAATCTTGTATCATCACTTTGAGCCATTTTTTCTAAGACTTCTGCTGGATTCTTTACTTTTGCAAGAAGAATCATTGCTGCTATAACATATGGCTTGTAGCTTGCTTCTTTATAAAGAGGAACTCTGTAACGATCAAATACAGAAGCTTCAACTTCACCCTTTTCACAAGATAAACCACTAATATCAGCTGGTAAGCAATGTAAGTAAAGTGCCTTTCCATCTTTAGTTGTTTTCATTAATTCTTCTGTACATTCCCAATCTGTATGTTCTGCATTTTGAGCAAGAAGCTTTTTCTCTAATTCTTTAATTCCTTCAGAATCGCCTTCTGCATAAAGATCAGTACGTTCCTTCATTGCTGCAAAAGGAGCCCAACTCTTTGGATATACTATATCTGCATCTTTAAATGCTTCTGCCATATTATTAGTTTTAGTGAATGTTCCACCAGATTCCTTAGCATTATCACGAGCTACATTTTCAACTTCTTCCATTACTTCATAGCCTTCTGGGTGTGCTAAGCAAACATCCATACCAAAACGTGTCATTAATCCTATAATACCTTGTGGTACAGATAATGGTTTACCGTAAGATGGTGAATAAGCCCAAGACATAGCTATTTTTTTACCCTTTAAATTTTCAACACCACCAAACTCGTGGATGATATGTAGCATGTCTGCCATAGCTTGAGTTGGATGATCAATATCACATTGTAAATTTACTAATGTTGGTTTTTGTTCAAGAACTCCATCTTCATATCCTTCCTTTACTGAATTAGCAACTGTATGCATATATTGGTTTCCCTTTCCAATATACATATCATCACGAATTCCGATAACATCAGCCATAAATGAAATCATGTTAGCTGTTTCTCTTACAGTTTCACCATGAGCAACTTGGCTTTTACCTTCATCTAAATCTTGTACTTCAAGACCTAAAAGATTACATGCACTAGCATAAGAAAAACGAGTACGTGTTGAATTATCACGGAATAATGAAATTCCAAGTCCACTATCAAACAATCTTGTTGACTTATTGTTTTTACGTAATTCTCTTAAAGCATCTGCTACTGCATAAACTGCTTTTAATTCATCTGTAGTCTTTTCCCAAGTAAGGAAAAAGTCATTTTCATACATTTCATCAATCTTTAAGTTCTTTAATTCATTTACATATTTATTAACAATATTCATAATTTTAATATCTCCTTTAATTTTAATTTATTTATTTATTTATTTATTATTATTTATTTTCAGTATATAAAGTTGGAACAGCCGCATAAACTGCTGCACATGTTACTAAATCCTCTTTCCATGTCTTTTCATTTGGAGCATGTGCTTGAGCTTCTGCGCCAGGTCCAAATCCTATTACAGGAATTCCGTTACGTCCCATTATTGAAACACCATTTGTTGAGAATGTCCATTTGTCAGTAAGCGGACGAGCTTTTCTCATTGCTTCATTTTCAGCAACACCGATTCTTGTTGTGCCATAAAGACCTTTGTATGCTTCTTCCAATGCTTTTGTTACAGTATGATCTTCTGGAATTACCCAAGTTGGGAAGTAGCATTCAATTGGATATACTAAACCAGTGTAGCTTGGTCTATCATAGTTGTACATACTTACTGTTGCATTGTATTTTTTAACAGCTGGAAGTTGACGAATTTCTTCTAAACAGCTTTCCCAAGTTTCACCTGATGTCATACGACGGTCTAATGAAATTGAGCATGAGTCAGCAACTGCACAACGACTTGGTGAAGTATAGAATACTTGTGAAGTTGTAACAGTACCTCTTCCTAAGAAGTTAGCCTCTTTAAATTCTGGGTTGTGTTTTTCATCTAACATTTTTACTAAGCCTTTGATTTCTTTATTTTCATCTGCGTCATTTTCATTAAGGTCACGAATATTCATTAATATTTCAGCCATTTTGTAAATTGCGTTGTCTCCTCTTTCTGGAGCTGAACCGTGACATGAAACTCCTTGAACATCAACACGGATTTCCATACGACCTCTTTGTCCTCTGTAGATACCGCCATCTGTTGGCTCTGTAGAAACTACAAATTCAGGTCTGATTTTACCTTCTTTAATTATATATTCCCAACAAAGTCCATCACAATCTTCTTCTTGAACTGAACCAACAACTAATGCTGTGTATTTTTCATTTAAAAGACCTAAATCTTTCATTATTTTTGCACCATAAACAGATGAAACAATTCCGCCTAATTGATCAGAAGTACCACGTCCACCTATTTCAGTTTCTGTCTCATATCCTTCATATGGATCAAAGTTCCAGTTATCTCTGTTTCCTATACCAACTGTGTCAATATGAGCATCGAAACCTATTAAAGTTTCTCCTGTACCCATGTATCCTAGAATATTACCCATTGGATCTATTTCTACTTTATCGAATCCAACTTTTTTCATTTCTTCTTCTATTCTTTTTACAACGCCTTCTTCTTCTGCACTTTCGCCAGGTATTGCAACTAAATCACGAAGAAATTTTGTCATATCCTCTTTATAGTTTTCAGATTTTGATTTGATTTGTTCAAAATTCATATTCTCTTCCCCCATCTTAATTAATATTTTATTTAATATCTTATTGATAATTAAAATAAATGTTTGTCCATTTTTATAATAATAATTTAGTCGCTTATACAATCCATTTCTCAAATAATATTACTTAATTAATATATTGTATATTTTTCAACTACCTTTTTACCTAAAAAAAATTTTTTATACCTAATTTATTTTTATGTTATTATAATACACCTTTTAATTCAATTTGTAAACATATTCAGATTAATTTTTCATAATATTTTTTTAAATTAATAAGATTATAAAAGATACATTTTCTGTTGCTCCGTGATAATTTTTTACTTTAACTTTCCCAATCACTCTTTGTATTTTCTATTCCAAAGTCAATTCTTATTCCACTTTCTTAGGAGCAGGTTTTTGCTTACGGTAATAAGTATTATCTAAAGGATACTTATATCTAAATATACCATCCTTCTTATAATATGCATTTTGACATGCTGGAGCACCCATAACACATACAATTTCACCAATGCCCTTAGCACCAAATGCAATACTATCAATATCATTTTTTTCAATTAAATGTACTTCAACAGGTGGCATTTGAGATGCTTTGAAAACACCTAATGTACCTAGTTTTGCTTGAGGAATTCCATCTTTTAGTGGAAAATCTTCAGTTAGACCATATCCAAGGCCCATAGCTACTCCACCTTCAACTTGACCCGTAGCCGAAAGAGGATTTATTATTCTACCAATATCATGAGCTGCAACGACCTTTTCTAGTTTTCCTTCATTATCAATAATAACAAGTTGTGTTGCATATCCATAAGCAATATGGCTAACTGGATTCTTTTTAGGAGACCCAATTGGATCCGTTTTGAAATCAAATTCCCCAATATATTCCTTATCTTCTAACTCTTCCAATGTATATCCACAGTCCAAATCAGATTTTAATTTTAATGATGCTTGATGTGCTGCTTCTCCGGCAAATACAGTTTGACGAGATGCTGTTGTAGTACCTGAGTCAGGCGTATATTTAGTATCAGGATGTTCTACCACAATTTGATTTGGCGTTAATTCTGTAGTTTCACATACCATTTGCAATAGTACTGTTTGCACTCCTTGTCCTATTGCACCCGCAGAAGATCTGGCATGAACTTTACCATCGATTATTTTTAAATTGCAACGTCCTGTATCCGGAACAGCTACTCCGACACCTGCATTCTTCATTGCAGAAGCAATTCCCACATGATAATTTGGATCTGCCTCATATTTTTCAAAATCTTCTTTTACAGCTTCGAGAGTTTCTACCATAGCAGTTCCTTCGTCTGCTAACTGTCCATTTGGTAGTGATTGTCCTGGTCTAATAGCATTACGATAACGAAATTCCCATCCAGAAAGTCCGGCTTTTTCTGCTAACTGATTGATAAGACATTCTACAACTGCACAAGATTGTGTTACTCCGAAACCACGGAATGCACCAGCAGGTGGATTGTTTGTATAATAAGCATTTCCTTCAATATCCACATTTTGATAATTATAAGGACCACCAGCATGAGTACATGCTCTTTGAAGTACAGGACCACCAAGTGATGCATAAGCACCTGTATCAGAAGTAAGTCTTGCTTTCATTCCTTGCAAAATACCATTTTCATCACAACCGATTTTACAATAAATATCCATTGCATGACGTTTTGGATGGTAGTTTATACTTTCTTGGCGACTAAAAGATACTTTTACAGGTCTTTTTGTAAGATATGCGCAAAGTGCCGCTTGATGCTGAACACTCATATCTTCTTTACCACCGAATCCTCCGCCAACAGAGGCGCTTTGTATTCTTACTTTTTCTAATGGAAGTCCTAAATAATTACTAAGTTCATGGCGTTCATCATAAATACCTTGTGATCCCGTAATAACCTTTACACCATCTCCATCAGGCAAGCCAACTGCAGTTTCAGGTTCCATAAATGCATGCTCGGTTGGTGGAACATGAAAAGTACCTTCCACTACAAATTTAGAATTTGCAATTGCCGTTTCCGCATCTCCTCGTTTCACTTCTTCATGATCAAATACATTATTTTCTGGAACTCTGAATTTTCCAAATTGCATGAAACCTTCACCATGCACTTGATGTGCACCTGGTGCAGCTGCATCCTCTGCAGTACGAAGTGGTTCCAATTCTTCATATACTACTTCAACAGCCTTTACAGCTGCTACTGCTTGTTCTCTTGTTTCAGCAACAACCATTGCAATAGTATCTCCACAACATTTTGTTTGTTCTCCTACATCAATCATTCCTGGCCAATCTTGAGCTAAATGACCAATATATCTTTTCCCTGGAATGTCCTTTGCAGTATATATAGCAATAACACCTGGAATTTTAAGAGCC
The DNA window shown above is from Clostridium beijerinckii and carries:
- the xdh gene encoding selenium-dependent xanthine dehydrogenase — its product is MFKVNVNGKDYQSETDMALMDFLREKLKITSVKNGCKEGACGTCTVIIDGKTTRACIQKLSKLGGKKIETIEGFTDRERDVLVYAFATAGAVQCGFCIPGMVISGKCLIDQNPNPTREDVKQAIRTNICRCTGYAKIEEGILLAAKMLRENLEIPELKQTGKVGEQTCRVDAREKTLGIAKYADDYSFDGMLYGKNVFSKYARAKILSIDISEALKIPGVIAIYTAKDIPGKRYIGHLAQDWPGMIDVGEQTKCCGDTIAMVVAETREQAVAAVKAVEVVYEELEPLRTAEDAAAPGAHQVHGEGFMQFGKFRVPENNVFDHEEVKRGDAETAIANSKFVVEGTFHVPPTEHAFMEPETAVGLPDGDGVKVITGSQGIYDERHELSNYLGLPLEKVRIQSASVGGGFGGKEDMSVQHQAALCAYLTKRPVKVSFSRQESINYHPKRHAMDIYCKIGCDENGILQGMKARLTSDTGAYASLGGPVLQRACTHAGGPYNYQNVDIEGNAYYTNNPPAGAFRGFGVTQSCAVVECLINQLAEKAGLSGWEFRYRNAIRPGQSLPNGQLADEGTAMVETLEAVKEDFEKYEADPNYHVGIASAMKNAGVGVAVPDTGRCNLKIIDGKVHARSSAGAIGQGVQTVLLQMVCETTELTPNQIVVEHPDTKYTPDSGTTTASRQTVFAGEAAHQASLKLKSDLDCGYTLEELEDKEYIGEFDFKTDPIGSPKKNPVSHIAYGYATQLVIIDNEGKLEKVVAAHDIGRIINPLSATGQVEGGVAMGLGYGLTEDFPLKDGIPQAKLGTLGVFKASQMPPVEVHLIEKNDIDSIAFGAKGIGEIVCVMGAPACQNAYYKKDGIFRYKYPLDNTYYRKQKPAPKKVE
- the ygeW gene encoding knotted carbamoyltransferase YgeW produces the protein MNIVNKYVNELKNLKIDEMYENDFFLTWEKTTDELKAVYAVADALRELRKNNKSTRLFDSGLGISLFRDNSTRTRFSYASACNLLGLEVQDLDEGKSQVAHGETVRETANMISFMADVIGIRDDMYIGKGNQYMHTVANSVKEGYEDGVLEQKPTLVNLQCDIDHPTQAMADMLHIIHEFGGVENLKGKKIAMSWAYSPSYGKPLSVPQGIIGLMTRFGMDVCLAHPEGYEVMEEVENVARDNAKESGGTFTKTNNMAEAFKDADIVYPKSWAPFAAMKERTDLYAEGDSEGIKELEKKLLAQNAEHTDWECTEELMKTTKDGKALYLHCLPADISGLSCEKGEVEASVFDRYRVPLYKEASYKPYVIAAMILLAKVKNPAEVLEKMAQSDDTRFNG
- a CDS encoding YgeY family selenium metabolism-linked hydrolase translates to MNFEQIKSKSENYKEDMTKFLRDLVAIPGESAEEEGVVKRIEEEMKKVGFDKVEIDPMGNILGYMGTGETLIGFDAHIDTVGIGNRDNWNFDPYEGYETETEIGGRGTSDQLGGIVSSVYGAKIMKDLGLLNEKYTALVVGSVQEEDCDGLCWEYIIKEGKIRPEFVVSTEPTDGGIYRGQRGRMEIRVDVQGVSCHGSAPERGDNAIYKMAEILMNIRDLNENDADENKEIKGLVKMLDEKHNPEFKEANFLGRGTVTTSQVFYTSPSRCAVADSCSISLDRRMTSGETWESCLEEIRQLPAVKKYNATVSMYNYDRPSYTGLVYPIECYFPTWVIPEDHTVTKALEEAYKGLYGTTRIGVAENEAMRKARPLTDKWTFSTNGVSIMGRNGIPVIGFGPGAEAQAHAPNEKTWKEDLVTCAAVYAAVPTLYTENK